DNA from Tripterygium wilfordii isolate XIE 37 chromosome 4, ASM1340144v1, whole genome shotgun sequence:
AAAACATGCTCCACCGCACTCGGACGAAGCACATTGAACCAGTTCCacaatcaaattcttcaaaaccAGCAAGTTTCTACTTTCCAGATTGTAATAGACATCCAACAAAAATATTGGAAATAAAAGTAACCACCAGGGAAAAAAATGATTCTAGACGACATCCATTGGAATGAAACTCATCTAAAGCATCATACTTGAATAAAATTACAACTGAACTTGTTAGTTCGTAACTGAATTTCCAACGTAGCAATGCGGATGACCACTACCTGTAAACAATTTCATCGAATCGTCATGCCTTGCATTGCCGGCGAGCTGTCTTCACTTATCTTGTTCGTTTGTATTGTACCAATGACATTCGTAATATTGTCCTAaacaatatataaattaaatctGTTACTAAAGTCGGTGTCGAGAAAATAATTACTCACCCCGcacaaagggggaaaaaaacagaaTGAGTAGCGTGGAGCATCTAACTTCGttatgaagaaaatgagaacTCAATGCAAAAATTTCAGGAAAAGGTGCGCCAGTTTGTCGATGTGCAGTGACagagaaaattaagaaaatgcCAATGAAAGAGAGCACATCTAAATGATTTGTTAGTTTTATGGAAAATCCATACCCTCCACGTTGCTAGCCTTGTTCTGAGCGATATCCACTGATGATGGCCAAACACACGCTGGGTGCACCGGCTGCTCATCAAATTTGAATGAAACTTGTCAAACTCAGATGACATAATTCTGAGGAAGTAGAATCTCAATTTTCCATACTTAAAaggaaaataacaaaaagaaaatcagtaGAAAGGTAGAGGGGCAGACCACAGAGTTTACCTCACTATTAGAACCTGGTTCATCTGATCCATTTTGCCATCAATTAACTTCGCAGTTATTGCCTTAACCACCCACAGTTCTACCTCATCATCATTAATCTGCAAACAGAATTACATgatctttgaaaaaaaaaagagagtatagAACAGCAAATCTTGTAGAAAATTAAATCACCCCTACCCGAAGAGTATCCCTTATAAGAGCATAAGGAATTTGACCAGATTCATCTGATGCAAGATCAACTAGGGACATCAACCTCATCTTTGCTATACAGTCTTCATGAACAAGACCTATAAATGTAAACCAAATAAAGCACGTGTGGCAAACTTTTGCTCGGTAAACAGCATATTATTGCATAATATCATAAACCAAACTCATTTCCAACAATCAAATATTTACCATAGCTTTTGAGTAGAGTAGAATTTGCAGCATCAAACTCTAAGTAGGCATCTAGTCTCTGAGTCAGAAAGATCTTCAGAAGCTGATATACCAATGCAGTTTTAGCATCCTTCTCTAGTTGCCCAACAGCAGGCATCTCTAGCAAGTCACACTGAAACATACGAGAACGAAGTTACCACTTGCATGAATTCCAACATTCTGCACAACGTGCTGAGAAGCATGACACTTCCTTATCAATTCATGCCGAGAGCCCGAGAATAATAAAATGTTTAGATTACTCTAGAAATTCTAATGTGTTTGGATAAGCTCGCATGGTTAAGCGGTTAGAGAATCTAATATCATATAAGACGCGAGCCCACAAGAGTTTATCGCTTCTCTGCTATGATGGACACACTTACCATCCAAAAGGACATATCAAGACCCTAAGACATCTTCCACAAGAAACTTTTAAACATCCAGACAACTGCTCATGAAAtctttgaactcatgtgtggGTTTAAGATACCTGAAACACGTCCGGAGCCTTCACAAATTCAATAATTGTGCGGACAGCTTCCTCTTTGGCTTCACCCATGGTGTAGGCATCTTCACCATTGAAAGTTGACAAATACTTGGTAAGGAATTTAAAAGAATCCTTTGCCGAGCTGGAAATACcacaaaaagaaattttaaaaaagaatatatCAATATTATCACTATTCAACGAAAAAATATGATGGCAAATACAAATAAAAGTAATTTACTTCATAATTGAGTAAAATTATTTTCTCctaccttttattttctttcaatacATTAGCTACGCTGAGAAAAAGTTCTCTCTGATCTTGGATCTCAAGATTCCATTCTTTCAGGAAGCTATCCATCTTTTTGAAAGAAGGTACAATGTGCTCGGTCACTTTTCCATTCACTGCCAAATTGAGGGCCTTCATGTAGACACAGAATCGGCAATATGGGTTTTCCAGTAGATTGTATAGATTGAACAAACTGGTTAAAAAGACTAAATATAAGAGGCAGCCTATGATAAATTAAGAAATTTAATTGAAATAATCATGATTTTACATCTTTAAGCGCAATGCGGTCTTATAATTTGGTTGCTGAGTAAGTTTAGCCGATATAAGTTTGGCCATCTCAAGTGCTTCATCGGTACTATCAGGTTTCGTGACAAGATCACAGATGACAGTGAAGATACACTCGAGATCTGGGGTAAAAGAACAATGAACATAACACTGTATTAGGTAACTAAGGGATCTGGAAAAACATATTCAAATATGAAAGTAACAATAAGCAATCAGTAGTTTATCACTTAAGAATGCCTGTGCTTCAGAACTAAATTGATCCCCACATCCAGCATTTATCAACTAAAACAGTTTCGGAACTGCCAACAGAACTGTTTTATGTTTATCCTCAAATACAAAAGCCATTGGTCtttcaaaaacaatatttaTGCTCTATAGACCAAACAATCCTTTAATAAACCACTCATTCTTAGTTCATATAATCATATGACTCCAACAAAGGAAAGATGAGGGTAGTAAGAACCACAATTGAATGTCCTCACCTTCATATTGTGACCATATCAGACTCAGGAGAAACAATTAGCCATTGCAGagctaaaataaataaatgtctgCAAATAGAGCTATCCATCTAAACTATCTTTCCTCAGCCCACAGATTTGATTCTCAGAATAACCTACTCACAAGTTACCACCACCATAGTAGCATCAAGTAATGATATTCAAATGGAACATCTTTCTTAAGTCTATCGAGTTGGTAGCTGCGGCAGCTGCCAAGTGTCAACagcattattaaaaaaataaatcaggCAAAAATGTTCCTGAAATAGACATAGGTTCGCCAAGCCAAAGAGAGCATATAACATTCTGTTTGTCACTACACTACTGCATGTCACTGATTTCCCATTTTGTCACGGTCAACTAATATGGAATTTTGTCTCACCTAATTATATAAAACCTTGAAAAGAATCAAGACTAGACACGTATTCACAGAAGTACACTCATCCACGACAGTACCCTTGTCAACTGCTTTCACAATTAATACATACAGAGATGTCCTACCTTTTTCAGAGACCTTTGGCAATACCAAGTCGGCTGAAGTGAGCATCAGTGATGCTAAATCCAACCACCGACCCATTGCCATGCATTCTTGAGCTTCCACACAAAGCCTGGTTACCTGTGACTCTGCAACCTGAGATGAAATAAGAGAAAACACATTCAGTCACAATAGTTTACCAGCAAAATAATATCCCAACCTAATAGCAGatcaagaaaaaccaaaaataattcAGATACTTCTACTTCTTAAGACATTAAATTGAGTGAATTCAATTCATCCATTAATATTAAGCAAGTAGGAAAGCTTCTGCACAATTGGAATTACAATCCTAACTGCTGTAGTTTTCTGTGACCAAACGGCACACCAGGAAATCACTTGGTAGCATATTGCATCATTAGCCATACAACTAAATTTATGAGTACCAATTAACAAATTTTCGAAAAATAAAATCTCAAATCGTCCTATGACCCTATCAGTAACTCCCTGAATTCCCAGATTTAACACAATCAACGAAGACCATTGGAAGCGAAAGTAACTTCATAAGCAACATTATACAGAAACAATAATATCAGCCGCGAAATTAACAGTTTGTCCCAAGAAAGCTAAACAAACAAGTATCGATCAGCGGCAGTTCTTCTAACGCGCAAAATTGGAATAACATACGATCAACGCATGTCTATCAATTCGTTGACATACATAAGAATAAACGACCGTAATGCTATACATATATGGCTATAGATAATACCGTGGGACCAGCGTCGGCCCAGGCTAGTTCAGAGGTGAAGCGGACAATGGCGAGAGCGGGATCTTCGTCGGAGGTAGGGACGATAGTCGCCATGATTGAAGCTCTCTGCAACGGCTAATTCGAAAGCTTTTCTTTGCAGTCGAGCAGATATTGTGGAAAAACCCTAACCCGAATGATCCTTTTGGCTGACGTGTGAATCTGAGATTTGGAGATTTATCAGATGTCGTACACCATTATAACCgtctataaaaatatatttttatccattaaatgaactttaatttctaattttgtgcaactctttttttttcttaaaaagacGAGACTCTTCACCAGAATTTTTGTTGTGGTGCAACTTTTATTTGaattaaataatatatgaaattaataataaattaatattttaataccATGCATAATAGAGATTCATACGgaaatttgtcaaaaaatttatatttgcaCTCTGTTTGGAAGAACGGATCCGCCTTGCCAAACATGCATAATAGAGATTCATATGgaaatttgtcaaaaaatttatatttgcactctatttggtagAACGGATCCACCCCGCCAAACAGAAGGGGATTCGTTGTCAATAATAAACTTCCGAACAAATTGATGTTTCTGCTTAACTTCTTTTCCATAGTTTTTCgttaacattaaaaatcaatgtTTCACAATTTTTCCACTAACAATAAAAATCAATGTTCCCGCTTTCCCAAACGGATTTTTGATTAGATAAAATAAAGAATTTGTTAAAGAGATTATGATGGTAATGCTTGAAAATCTAAAGTCCGAAGAAAGAATGCAAAGTAGGGAATCATACAATGATGCATATTATACACTTACATTTTAATGAGGAAATTTTGATCCAAGAATTTCTTATCACATTGGCAACAGATTACATTGCACAAGGGTGACGACCACAATGGTCACAGTTTCTGGGCTATGAAATACGAATTATATGTGCCAAATGAACAGATGATACATTAACATCATTCTCTAGCAACGAAGAAATCAGTTCCTGCTGCTACCACCAAAGAGGTAACCCAATGAAGATCCACCACCAGGGGCAGCATGAACCTTGGTCGAAGGTCGGTCCTGTAACCACAGAGAAACCCTTGTTAGAAAATTAGCTCAGCACTATGACAAGGAAAAATGTAAAACTAAGGACCCGACATATCCTCATTCTCATTTCTTAGTAGGAAACAAGAGTCGATAATACAAATAGTAAAACCCAAGTACTGCTGTTAGCCGAGATAGCTCATTCTAAGGCTTCAAGTTCATATGACTAGATCGAAACATATTTGGGAATACCCAGACATCATTAATACATACTGATCAACACATTGCTTTAAGCATTCTGCCGAAACAGCATGGTCAATAGTGTTTTGAAGAACACCTTTTTTCTGTGTGCAAGCGTGCACTCAGATGCGTCTGTGACTCTGCATTGATTTAGCAAACGACATCGAGATGAAATGAGCATGCTTTCCCTTAAATTAGGCTACACCTTCAATAAGAATATAAGATATTGCTATTCGTAGAAGGTATACAGGAACCAAATCACAAAGAAACAGGCTGCCCTTTTTCCTCCAAGCAGTAAAATTCTAACTATCTTTCTTAAATTAAAGTGGTTGACCCTGAccagatgattttttttgttacattGTAATTGCACCAGGAAGCAAACGACACTATACATAGAATGCATGTTCTTTTAGGTTACTATGCTTGGCAACATCCGTTCCTATGTGATTTTGGTTGTCTACACACCAGCTTATTCATTCAAATTGCTCGTGGGAAAAATGGTTATATATGACTGTCTAGTGTCTACATCAGATTTAAGCCATAACTTACAAGGATCATACCGTGATAAAGTTGCCACAGTTCTGCCCATCTGCCCTGAAGTAATTGTTTGTAGGACTTCCGTGAATGCCTGCTGGGATCTCCTTAATTTTATCAATTGGTTGCACTGTAACAGTGGGCTTCTTGGGAGTTGTATCCTTTACAGCCTGCAAATCGTTTTGAGCAGGTGGGGCAGTGATAGCAGTCTCTCCTCCACCACCAAACAAGTAGCCCAGAGAACTCTGCCCTCCACCATTGCTTACTCCACGACCACGAACCATAGTAATTGCTTCCTTCTCAACAAGGAACACAAAAACTTGGTACTTATTGTCAATATTAACAAAATTCGTGGAAAGTGCAAATGCATCATAGACATGTAATAAACAAATACAAAAGATTTGAGAACAAATTGGCAGTCATGTTTCCACTAAAAAACCTACATTGCTAGTAAATGTTTCCATGTATTAAAAGAAGACATTTCATGGACATAACGTAGAAGCTGAGACAAAAACATAAAGAGAGAAACACACTATTGATCTCTATCATAGACAATACATAGTAACAGCGGGATCATTTTTCTGTTTTCCTCTTCCTCTGAAAGATTGAGCAGCAGAGTGATAATTAGGTAGTACAAGGGTAAAAACCAAGGGTTGTCAAGTATAATTGCTTACATTCAAATGGTCATTAAAGTGTGCATCACATGCAAAAGTGCTAACTCGTCAAGTCAGGCTACAAATTGCAGATACCTTCCAGAGGCTCTTCTTAGTCCCaaatgttgaatagagtcaaagatttacccaagatttactttattgattgaagactttattgacaaactcaatattgattgaagactttccttaattgaagattcggcaatcaatattgatttgtctaagttcataattgatgcctcaattgttgactaattgatgcctcaattgttgactttgatagtgactttgatagagattgtaattacgtagatcattgattgtaaaccaatgtaatagctatataggtgtttcccacttcaataaaaagatattgattgcaaaattaagttggtatcggagcaaggttctcttaacatactacctctccatcaccgtagctactagggaccgactgctccaaccatccgacagaagccgattgcttcgtccataacaggtgccgattgcaccattgaaccagaatctcatccagaaattacaaacaactcatggctgaatccggtgctcttatagttccacctgtggtgacgccaactcaagaaccaacctctattccttatgggatcaaactgaatggctcaaatttcactctttggtctcaggtggttactatgttcgttgctggacgaggaaagatggaatatctcaaaggtacgacctcgaaacctactgttagtgactctacatataacaagtggatgatggaggatgctactgtaaaaggctggcttattggctctatggaggccgatataatgaatctttttattcgtttacccactgcaaatgatgtttgggatgctgtgtctcaaacatattttgagggtgctgataaatctattttgtatgatctgtctcgaaaagctatgacaactaagcaggcagggcgacctgtggctgcatactattccgatcttaaggttatttggcaggagcttgatcatcgtcgtccaattacctttactcagccagatgtgattaagactcgaatggctgaaattgatgaagatcgagtctattcttttttggctgggcttgatgatatatatgattctgttcggggagatattcttcgtactaatcctctacctggacctgataatgctttctcaactgtgagacgtgaagaacttcgccggaatacaatgatgtcttcagaagttcctcagatggctatggcagttcgaaaatatggaactccaacaagttctttgtcactgtcagtacctactggtggtaaatgtactcattgcggcagcaccaaacatattgtagatacttgcttcaaaaggcatggatatcccgagtggtggcaggctcacaaagagcgattacaagctcgaaaaggtggtaaagttgcgctatgcacctcacctacagtcccaatggcaccgactccttcttcaatggataccatggcttccactactccagttgatatcactcactctgtggtagatcctactcttctccaacagtcaggtagtgttggtctagcccttcttgcaacaaattctgaaaaagatcccggttggattcttgactctggtgcgactaatcatatgacctttgatgcgtccttattacatgattcttgtttaccaaattgctctactgtcaccaatgccaatggtgtttcatatccggttacgggcgctggaagggttaacttaactccttcattatccttggagcacactttattgattcctgctctttccaataatcttttatctgtgccacaagttactacacaactaaattgtttagtattaatatatcctactttttgtttccttcaggatctctgcagcggggagataattgggcgtggtactaagagagagggattatattatgtggaagatgttagtatgggacgatctctatcagcaaaagggtcatctagggcatcagaagatcagattcggttatggcatcatcgtttgggtcatgtctcctttggttacttgaaatatttatttcctactttattttctacatgtgaaccttccaattttcagtgtgatacatgtgttttggccaagagtcatcgtgctacttattctgatagttctaataaaagagttgtgccttttgcgttggttcattcggatgtttggggacctgcccctgttactacttctactggctttagatggtttgtattatttattgatgattgcactcgtatgacttggctttaccttatgcgtcataagagtgatgtggctgcttgcttccgcacgtttcataccatgatc
Protein-coding regions in this window:
- the LOC119997275 gene encoding eukaryotic translation initiation factor 3 subunit M-like gives rise to the protein MATIVPTSDEDPALAIVRFTSELAWADAGPTVAESQVTRLCVEAQECMAMGRWLDLASLMLTSADLVLPKVSEKDLECIFTVICDLVTKPDSTDEALEMAKLISAKLTQQPNYKTALRLKILFNLYNLLENPYCRFCVYMKALNLAVNGKVTEHIVPSFKKMDSFLKEWNLEIQDQRELFLSVANVLKENKSSAKDSFKFLTKYLSTFNGEDAYTMGEAKEEAVRTIIEFVKAPDVFQCDLLEMPAVGQLEKDAKTALVYQLLKIFLTQRLDAYLEFDAANSTLLKSYGLVHEDCIAKMRLMSLVDLASDESGQIPYALIRDTLRINDDEVELWVVKAITAKLIDGKMDQMNQVLIVSRCTQRVFGHHQWISLRTRLATWRDNITNVIGTIQTNKISEDSSPAMQGMTIR
- the LOC119996222 gene encoding protein SPIRAL1-like 2; the protein is MVRGRGVSNGGGQSSLGYLFGGGGETAITAPPAQNDLQAVKDTTPKKPTVTVQPIDKIKEIPAGIHGSPTNNYFRADGQNCGNFITDRPSTKVHAAPGGGSSLGYLFGGSSRN